From the Panulirus ornatus isolate Po-2019 chromosome 58, ASM3632096v1, whole genome shotgun sequence genome, one window contains:
- the LOC139766932 gene encoding uncharacterized protein has protein sequence MSVGNCSQNADQQQHTMVQSGKKTFKCSECGRFFTRSSTLKQHFLMHTGEKKFKCDECGKLFSVKGHLWRHLLVHSGEKNYKCIECGKSFSLNSTLQRHLRVHSGEKNYKCAECGKLFSQNGNLQQHYLTHVGEKNYKCVKCGKQFLQRRYLQTHLLVHSGEKNYKCAECGKPFSHYSILKQHLKVHTGEKNYKCVKCGGLFTRKGSLKQHMLVHSGEKNYVCAECGKLFSQNSGLQRHLLMHSGERNYECDECGKLFSRNSNLQRHLLVHSRRKNYKCGECGKLFSQKSILKQHLLVHTGEKNYKCGECGKEFSWSGNLQQHLFVHSGKKSYQCDKCGKLFLQKNYLRKHLLIHSGE, from the coding sequence ATGAGTGTGGGAAACTGTTCACAAAATGCTGATCAACAGCAACATACAATGGTGCAAAGTGGCAAGAAAACTTTTAAATGTTCTGAATGTGGACGATTCTTTACACGCAGTAGCACTCTTAAGCAGCATTTTTTAATGCACACTGGTGAAAAGAAATTcaaatgtgatgaatgtgggaaattgtTTTCAGTGAAGGGCCATCTGTGGCGTCACTTGTTAGTACACAGTGGTGAGAAAAATTATAAATGTATAGAGTGTGGAAAATCCTTTTCACTAAATAGTACTCTCCAGCGACATTTGCGTGTGCATAGTGGTGAGAAAAATTATAAGTGTGCTGAGTGTGGGAAATTATTTTCACAGAATGGCAATCTTCAGCAACATTATCTGACACATGTTGGAGAAAAGAATTATAAATGTGTTAAATGTGGGAAACAGTTTTTACAGAGAAGGTACCTTCAAACACATTTACTAGTGCACAGTGGAGAGAAAAATTATAAATGTGCTGAATGTGGGAAGCCATTTTCTCATTATAGCATTCTTAAGCAACATTTGAAAGTGCACACTGGTGAGAAAAATTATAAATGTGTTAAATGTGGGGGACTATTTACCCGAAAAGGAAGTCTCAAACAACACATGTTGGTGCATAGTGGCGAGAAAAATTATGTATGTGCCGAGTGTGGAAAATTATTTTCACAGAACAGTGGTCTCCAAAGACACTTACTGATGCATAGTGGTGAGAGAAATTACGAATGTGATGAGTGTGGGAAACTGTTTTCAAGGAATAGCAATCTCCAGCGACATTTGCTGGTGCATTCCAGACGAAAAAATTATAAATGTGGAGAATGTGGGAAACTCTTTTCTCAGAAAAGCATTCTCAAGCAGCATTTGCTTGTTCATACTGGGGAGAAAAATTATAAATGTGGTGAATGTGGAAAAGAATTTTCATGGAGTGGAAATCTTCAGCAACATTTATTTGTGCACAGTGGTAAGAAAAGTTATCAATGTGACAAATGTGGGAAATTGTTCTTACAGAAGAATTATCTCAGAAAACATTTGTTGATACACAGTGGTGAATGA